GCATCAACCTCGTTGCATCGGTGCCCTACTGGGGCATTCTTCCGCCCGTACCGATCCACCGAGTTGCTGTAACATTCTCTGGCACTCTTCTGGTCCACAATAATTCTCTCAATCCGCCCATTTGGCAGCGGGTATTTGACCGCCAGATGTGCTGTCGAAATCACGGCACACAACTGATTCTAGGTGTTACGCCCAATGATCATGTTGTAAGACCCCACCGCCTACAGAACCAAATATCTTACTTTCAACACATTAGCGCTCTCGCGCTTGCCAAAGGTTGTGTCAAGGTCAAGGACACCCCTTACCCAAACTTGCTAGGGAAGATTCAAGACTGAACAGCCTTCCAACTCCATTCTCTATCCTCCGAATCAATCGCTAATGTATAACCTTTGAAAAGATTTCATTGGAACTTCCCCTTTCCCGATCAATAGGCTGTACCCGTGAATCCCACAAGAGATCCTGCGTAGGGAGTTAAGACTCGGTCGTCCAAACCCAGCCGATCAAACGTGTCgccataaatgatatccgctGAGCTTCCCTGATCTAGAAGCACGCGTTGAACATTGAGTTGGTTGACGCTGAGCAAGACCAAAATCGGGTCATCAAGATGAGGCTTGATTCCAAAAAATTCGGCAGATGAAATCGTGATGTCAGGATGATGGAAACCGAATAGGACCTCTGTGACCGCGTTTACCGCCCTGGCGTTTCGTTTCCTCGCCGCACTCGTGACACCACCCCCTCCGAAGCCTCCATCTATCGTGCCAACTTCGCTAGGCGTAGAACTCCAGTCGCCCCGTGTACTTGCGATCCCCTTCGCTGGTTGCATTGCTGCCATCATCTTTCCAATCTCCCGCTTCAGGGCGTGGCATTCCTCAGTAACATGGCCTGCCAAttggtggtactcacaccatgTAGCCGTATCGCAGCCCTTCGTCGGTCGTCTAGGTGCCCTTGGTCCGCCAATCATTTGTGTTGCCTTCATTACTTGAAAATTTCTTGTCTGGCCTGGGCTACCCACAAACAaccttcccccccccccccgaggaGAAAGGTGTGACCCATGTTGGCTTCGCCTTCCTCGCCACGAAGGCGGCCTTTTGTTCCCTCCTGGGGATTTCGCCTCTCGCCCCCCAAGCGATAGACGTGTGCTCTTATGCGtctcgtcctcctcatcaaggaTATACGCGTTCGCCAGGACAAGCATTGTCGGCATGGAATAGATCAGTCTCTCCGACAGCAGTCCATTCTTGAAGGCGCGTGCACAGGCTTGCTGCTCCAACTCTTCGATCTTGACAGATGCCGCACTGTACCGCCTCACATAGTGCTTCAAAGTTTCTCCTTCTAACTGGCGAACATTGTACAGATCATCAATCGTAACCTGCTTGATCTTGCTTGCGGAGAACTGAACAAGGAACTTTGACGAGAAATCGTGGAAGTTCGTGATAGATCCGCGaggcaaagtcgtgaaccaagcCATCGCCGTACCTTTGAAAGTTGACGGGAACATTCTGCACTTAACTGCATCAGAAGCTgcacttatcaccatcttcgtgttgaagtAGAGCAAATGATCCTTCGGGTCCGTTCTTCCGCTCTCCAGAACGAGATTCTTCATGTTGTCAGGAATTGCTACCTCCCTTACTGCCACCGAGAAAGGCTCAAACTCCGCTACAACCTCCGCCTCTCGTTCTCCCTCGTCCTGTTGCTCAAGGCGATAATAGTCCAACTGCTCTTGCCAGTAATCATTCCGCTGCCGTATGTTGTCAACGTTGCGGACCAAACATCTCCAATCTCTGTGAGTGATCGGAGCTTGAGGTAACAACGATCCGCCTCCTGAGGCTTCCGGCGAGCGTGCCGAAGATCCTTGCTGCGAAGGTGAGGATGGTGGAGTAGGTAATGGAGGCGTCGGagaaggaagaggaggaggcggtggaggtggaggaggagtcgGTTGCGCAGGTTGTTCGCGACGAACCTCCTCACGACGATGCCTTCCCCTCACACGACGCGGTGGTGATCCACGCTTCTGCTCCAACGGGTCGCTGCGTCGACGACGGCGAGTCTCCATCGAATTTCAACTGTGAACCAGAAATTCAACCAAAAACACGAAAATCAGAGGAAATTGCACAAATTTccgaacttctctcaaccaaaaacAGCAATCCACGTAGCCTGgaaatcgaaatctaccgatccccacagacgacgccaaatgttcagccaagaacatagaaagaaggtatagtac
This is a stretch of genomic DNA from Lotus japonicus ecotype B-129 chromosome 1, LjGifu_v1.2. It encodes these proteins:
- the LOC130749195 gene encoding uncharacterized protein LOC130749195 translates to METRRRRRSDPLEQKRGSPPRRVRGRHRREEVRREQPAQPTPPPPPPPPPLPSPTPPLPTPPSSPSQQGSSARSPEASGGGSLLPQAPITHRDWRCLVRNVDNIRQRNDYWQEQLDYYRLEQQDEGEREAEVVAEFEPFSVAVREVAIPDNMKNLVLESGRTDPKDHLLYFNTKMVISAASDAVKCRMFPSTFKGTAMAWFTTLPRGSITNFHDFSSKFLVQFSASKIKQVTIDDLYNVRQLEGETLKHYVRRYSAASVKIEELEQQACARAFKNGLLSERLIYSMPTMLVLANAYILDEEDETHKSTRLSLGGREAKSPGGNKRPPSWRGRRSQHGSHLSPRGGGGRLFVGSPGQTRNFQVMKATQMIGGPRAPRRPTKGCDTATWCEYHQLAGHVTEECHALKREIGKMMAAMQPAKGIASTRGDWSSTPSEVGTIDGGFGGGGVTSAARKRNARAVNAVTEVLFGFHHPDITISSAEFFGIKPHLDDPILVLLSVNQLNVQRVLLDQGSSADIIYGDTFDRLGLDDRVLTPYAGSLVGFTGTAY